One stretch of Miscanthus floridulus cultivar M001 chromosome 18, ASM1932011v1, whole genome shotgun sequence DNA includes these proteins:
- the LOC136522552 gene encoding hydroxyproline O-arabinosyltransferase 1-like has product MAAPCGRGGGTLTLVLVALSAAFLTYNVLVSFRSSLQPLPCSFPAATADSSPRRFGARRRAFHTAVTSSGNAYNTWQCRVMYHWFKEARRAPGGREMGGFTRVLHSGKPDEFVDEIPTFVADPLPDGDQGYIVLNRPWAFVQWLQKADIKEDYILMAEPDHIIVKPIPNLSRDGQAAAFHFFYIEPKKYENVLRKFFPEDKGAITKIDPIGNSPVIIEKESLGRIAPTWMNVSIAMKKDPDADKSFGWVLEMYAYAVASALHGVGNILHKDFMIQPPWDLEVGDAFIIHYTYGCDYDMTGKSTYGKIGEWRFDKRSYEDKPPPRNLPLPPNGVPQSVVTLVKMVNEATDNIPNWDSYAAS; this is encoded by the exons atggccgcgccgtgcggccgcggcggcggcacgcTGACGCTGGTGCTCGTGGCCCTCTCCGCGGCGTTCCTCACCTACAACGTGCTCGTCTCCTTCCGCTCCTCCCTCCAGCCCCTCCCTTGCTCCttccccgccgccaccgccgactCCTCCCCCCGCCGCTTCGGCGCCAGGCGGAGGGCGTTCCACACCGCGGTGACCTCGTCGGGGAACGCGTACAACACGTGGCAATGCCGCGTCATGTACCACTGGTTCAAGGAGGCGCGCCGGGCTCCCGGCGGCCGCGAGATGGGTGGGTTCACCAGGGTCCTGCACTCCGGGAAACCCGACGAGTTCGTCGACGAGATCCCCACATTCGTCGCCGACCCACTCCCCGATGGGGATCAG GGATACATCGTTCTCAATAGGCCATGGGCATTTGTTCAGTGGCTCCAGAAGGCAGACATAAAGGAAGA CTATATCTTGATGGCAGAGCCAGATCATATAATTGTCAAGCCTATCCCAAACTTGTCGAGAGATGGTCAGGCAGCAGCTTTCCATTTCTTTTATATTGAGCCTAAAAAATATGAGAATGTGTTGCGTAAGTTCTTCCCTGAAGACAAGGGGGCAATCACTAAGATTGATCCTATAGGAAATTCTCCTGTCATTATTGAGAAG GAATCTCTTGGAAGGATTGCCCCGACATGGATGAATGTTTCAATAGCAATGAAAAAAGATCCTGACGCTGATAAATCTTTTGGCTGGGTTCTTGAAAT GTATGCCTATGCCGTGGCATCTGCTCTCCATGGAGTGGGCAACATCTTACACAAGGACTTTATGATTCAG CCACCTTGGGACTTGGAAGTTGGTGATGCTTTTATTATACATTATACTTATGGGTGTGATTATGACATGACG GGTAAGTCGACTTATGGCAAAATTGGAGAATGGAGATTTGACAAGAGATCTTACGAGGATAAACCTCCGCCTAGAAATTTGCCATTACCGCCAAATGGTGTGCCCCAAAGTGTG GTGACACTTGTGAAAATGGTCAATGAAGCAACAGACAACATACCAAACTGGGACTCTTACGCCGCTAGTTAA
- the LOC136521847 gene encoding putative glycerol-3-phosphate transporter 5 has product MEAAAAAPARGLGRHEYAVLALTFASYASFHASRKPPSIVKAVLSADWAPFSGARGPHRLGELDVAFLSSYALAMFAAGHLADRADLRRLLGAAMLASGAACAALGAAYFLDVHALAFFAAAQVASGVVQSAGWPCVVAIVGNWFGHASKRGAIMGVWNSHTSVGNIAGSVLAAAVLEFGWGWSFLVPAVVIAALGVVVLVFLVAHPSEAGLEVEVMEVEMNGDGGEEVGLLGEDKKDVNEDDEFELEMRSQLPRAIGFVEAWRLPGVVPYAFCLFFSKLVAYTFLYWLPFYIRNNAVAGQFLSHKASGILSIVFDIGGVLGGISAGFLSDAIGARAITSVLFLFLSIPALIVYRTYGSISMQHNIGLMFLSGYFVNGPYSLITTAVATDLGTQDAIKGNSRALATVSAIIDGTGSVGAALGPLLTGYFSTRGWNSVFFMLIVSISLAILFLIRLAKDEIVTKLSTRN; this is encoded by the exons ATGGAagccgccgcggccgcgcccgcgcggggcctcgggcggcACGAGTACGCGGTGCTGGCGCTCACCTTCGCGTCCTACGCGTCGTTCCACGCCTCCCGCAAGCCGCCGAGCATCGTCAAGGCCGTGCTCTCCGCGGACTGGGCGCCCTTCTCGGGCGCCCGGGGCCCGCACCGCCTCGGCGAGCTCGACGTCGCCTTCCTCTCCTCCTACGCGCTCGCCATGTTCGCCGCGGGCCACCTCGCCGACCGCGCCGACCTCCGCCGCCTCCTCGGCGCGGCCATGCTCGCGTCCGGCGCCGCGTGCGCCGCGCTCGGCGCCGCCTACTTCCTCGACGTCCACGCGCTCGCCTTCTTCGCGGCCGCGCAGGTGGCCAGCGGCGTCGTCCAGTCCGCCGGGTGGCCCTGCGTCGTCGCCATCGTGGGGAACTGGTTCGGCCACGCCTCCAAGCGCGGCGCCATCATGGGGGTGTGGAACTCGCACACCTCCGTCGGGAACATCGCCGGCTCGGTCCTCGCCGCGGCCGTGCTCGAGTTCGGATGGGGTTGGTCCTTCTTGGTTCCTGCGGTCGTCATCGCCGCCCTCGGAGTTGTCGTGCTGGTGTTCTTGGTCGCGCACCCGAGCGAGGCTGGCTTGGAGGTGGAGGTAATGGAGGTTGAGATGAATGGGGATGGTGGGGAGGAGGTAGGGCTCCTTGGGGAGGATAAGAAAGATGTTAATGAGGATGACGAGTTCGAGCTGGAAATGAGATCACAATTGCCAAGGGCAATCGGGTTCGTGGAGGCATGGAGACTGCCTGGTGTGGTGCCATATGCATTCTGTCTATTTTTCTCCAAGCTCGTTGCCTACACCTTCCTCTACTGGTTGCCGTTCTATATCAGGAACAATG CCGTAGCAGGTCAGTTCTTGTCACACAAGGCTTCAGGAATTTTATCAATTGTATTCGATATTGGAGGTGTCTTAGGAGGGATTTCGGCTGGTTTTCTCTCGGATGCCATAGGTGCCCGTGCAATAACATCAGTTCTGTTCCTCTTTCTGTCAATCCCAGCACTCATTGTGTACCGGACATATGGAAGCATATCCATGCAGCACAACATTGGTCTCATGTTCCTCTCTGGTTACTTTGTGAATGGTCCATACTCTCTCATCACCACAGCTGTAGCAACTGATCTTGGCACCCAAGACGCGATCAAGGGAAATTCACGGGCGCTGGCGACAGTTTCTGCGATAATTGATGGCACTGGTTCTGTTGGTGCAGCTCTGGGCCCCTTGCTTACGGGTTACTTCTCAACTAGAGGATGGAATAGTGTATTTTTCATGTTGATTGTTTCCATATCACTTGCCATCCTGTTTTTGATACGGCTGGCAAAGGATGAGATAGTAACCAAGCTTAGCACACGAAATTAA